In Acidianus brierleyi, one genomic interval encodes:
- a CDS encoding oligosaccharide flippase family protein yields the protein MSDFEKLGKSLMLNYINLLQGRFLSHVIGFIGSILIIRILQPIDYGILSIAMTVPYMVGLFGNLGVNTAVTRFSAKYKEVDINKAYNVITSGMLFDFSYGTLLAIIGYFAAPFIFTYIYNKPEIIPYGQLASLYTIPYWGLSSIFSGLLGFEMTKHNSGIWIVHYSLQTILSVGLGITFLKVYGVIIGYSLAYAGAIVYGVYVLSKYSMLRSFPSISTIKELVSFGFPLVLPGVGGTVAGFYNSSIVNRILTIFEISNLTASSKIGFLFDTIFNPLGFALQPIFSKLDYNNKQNVINVVNELYKIGMIIQVPILFAVIFLSNQIIYLLAGKEYTLAPLLLRLSLIGPLISTASGSGILGSLILFKGYTKITAKINLIGVVINSVLLTIFLPTLGYFGYFLTGWISWIPSYIMSYSVVKSMYKDYKLPLYMVGKVYLISFLLLFPLVFIKSEFSLILGVILVLILFKIYVKMKIIREKEVEILISALNESNLRFLSKFLKFFLS from the coding sequence ATGTCTGATTTTGAAAAATTAGGAAAAAGTCTCATGTTAAATTATATAAATCTGCTTCAAGGTAGATTTCTTTCTCATGTTATAGGATTTATAGGTTCAATTCTAATTATTAGAATTCTACAGCCTATAGACTATGGAATCTTGAGCATAGCAATGACAGTACCTTACATGGTTGGATTATTTGGCAATTTAGGAGTTAATACTGCAGTAACACGTTTTAGCGCAAAATATAAGGAAGTTGATATTAACAAGGCATATAATGTCATAACTTCTGGTATGCTATTCGATTTTTCTTATGGTACACTGTTAGCTATTATAGGATACTTTGCTGCTCCATTTATTTTTACGTATATTTATAATAAACCTGAAATAATTCCATATGGTCAATTGGCCAGTTTATATACTATACCTTACTGGGGTTTAAGCTCAATATTTTCTGGTCTTTTAGGATTTGAAATGACTAAGCATAATAGCGGAATATGGATAGTGCATTATTCTCTTCAAACAATTCTTAGCGTGGGTTTAGGAATAACTTTCCTTAAAGTATATGGTGTCATAATAGGTTACTCCCTAGCTTATGCAGGTGCTATAGTATACGGTGTATATGTTTTAAGCAAATATTCAATGTTACGTTCTTTCCCATCAATATCTACAATAAAAGAATTAGTAAGTTTTGGATTTCCATTAGTCTTACCCGGTGTAGGAGGCACAGTAGCTGGATTCTACAACAGTTCGATAGTAAATAGAATTTTAACTATTTTTGAAATATCAAATCTTACTGCATCTTCAAAAATAGGCTTTCTTTTTGATACTATATTTAATCCTTTAGGTTTTGCTCTTCAACCTATATTTTCTAAATTAGATTATAATAATAAACAAAATGTTATAAATGTAGTAAACGAATTATATAAAATAGGTATGATAATTCAAGTTCCAATACTCTTTGCAGTTATTTTCTTATCAAACCAAATAATATACTTGTTAGCCGGCAAGGAATATACTCTAGCTCCATTACTATTAAGACTCTCATTAATAGGACCGTTAATTTCTACCGCTTCTGGAAGTGGCATTTTAGGCTCTCTCATATTATTTAAAGGATATACAAAGATTACGGCAAAAATAAACCTTATAGGCGTTGTTATAAATTCAGTTTTACTGACAATATTCTTGCCAACTTTAGGTTACTTTGGATATTTCCTTACTGGATGGATTAGTTGGATTCCAAGTTATATTATGTCATATTCTGTAGTAAAAAGTATGTATAAAGACTATAAATTACCACTTTATATGGTAGGGAAAGTGTACTTAATATCATTTCTATTACTATTTCCATTAGTTTTTATAAAATCAGAATTTTCACTTATATTAGGTGTAATACTTGTCCTTATATTATTTAAAATCTATGTAAAAATGAAGATAATAAGGGAAAAAGAAGTCGAAATTTTGATTTCTGCATTAAACGAATCTAATCTAAGATTCCTATCAAAGTTCCTTAAGTTTTTTCTTTCTTGA
- a CDS encoding glycosyltransferase family 4 protein produces the protein MKIALMGFAGTSREWSLGRLTYLFYNGLTSLNQDVYIISKKNLDPQFKYVKLKEYRKIFGKDIITDLFSNYFTVRRLNPDIYHFIYPHVSASLMLTLPSRYKKIMTVHDLKPLILRQFMNRSEKLNISILKYTLKRIDGTIAISESTRDQIISMLDIDENKVFVVYNPVDPIFRRLNNEEISGIKEKYGNFILNVSRYDELKNPKNLIKSFRLISKCTDNIKLVIVGAYWKHGIDMIKKELGEYSKNVIILEWLNNEELVKLYNASQAFLFPSLYEGFGMPIIEAMASGAPVITSDRWSMKELAEGNGILVNPEDPEDIAEKTCKVISTPSLQSELRIKGLEKAKEFNYITISEKLLKVYREV, from the coding sequence ATGAAGATTGCTCTAATGGGTTTTGCTGGCACTAGTAGAGAATGGAGTCTTGGAAGACTAACTTATCTTTTCTATAATGGACTAACATCTCTGAATCAAGATGTATACATAATTTCCAAAAAAAACTTAGATCCACAGTTTAAATATGTGAAACTTAAAGAATATAGAAAAATTTTTGGAAAAGATATAATTACTGATCTATTTTCAAATTATTTTACAGTAAGGAGACTCAATCCAGATATTTATCATTTCATCTATCCTCATGTTAGCGCCAGTCTAATGCTTACTCTTCCTTCCAGATACAAAAAAATAATGACTGTACATGACCTAAAACCATTAATATTAAGACAATTCATGAATAGAAGTGAGAAATTAAATATTTCAATATTAAAATACACATTGAAGAGAATAGACGGAACTATAGCTATATCCGAAAGTACAAGAGACCAAATAATTAGTATGTTAGATATTGATGAAAATAAAGTATTTGTAGTTTACAACCCCGTAGATCCTATATTTCGAAGATTAAACAACGAAGAAATTTCTGGTATTAAAGAGAAATACGGTAATTTCATACTTAACGTTTCAAGATATGATGAGCTAAAGAATCCTAAAAATCTCATTAAGTCATTTAGACTTATTTCTAAGTGCACAGATAACATAAAACTCGTCATAGTCGGAGCTTATTGGAAACATGGAATAGACATGATTAAAAAGGAATTGGGAGAATATTCAAAAAACGTAATAATTCTAGAATGGCTAAATAATGAAGAACTTGTAAAATTATATAATGCTAGTCAGGCTTTCCTGTTCCCTTCACTTTACGAAGGTTTTGGTATGCCAATAATAGAGGCCATGGCATCGGGAGCACCCGTAATAACCTCAGATAGATGGTCTATGAAAGAATTAGCTGAAGGAAATGGTATTCTAGTTAATCCGGAGGACCCAGAAGATATAGCTGAAAAAACATGCAAAGTTATATCTACTCCATCATTACAAAGCGAGTTAAGAATAAAAGGTTTAGAAAAAGCAAAAGAGTTCAATTATATCACTATCTCAGAAAAATTATTAAAAGTATATAGAGAGGTATAA
- a CDS encoding glycosyltransferase, with product MQEPLVSIVIPTLNSGKTVRGTLESLSILDYENFEIIVVDGKSTDNTLEIVKEYQSRYNIRIVIEEKRGRGVAYNRGILEGKGKYIAFLDSDAKLGSKGWVKNAVKMMEENEKIGVVFTKVFAPPDSKYIQKSIDTFLCKGYTTANGAIYRRDAVIKVGGFNEKMNYMQEDELLYKLTKAGYEFRVNYEDKIYHYHRQSVRSYIKQNSEAAVGARLYYSFTGQSWIVKDSLIRIFILIFSVLIVAFLAVNFPLLLIPIIILFYTGLFVKVNMETCSQYKWSKYTLFAPVLIYLSMIGYSLGFLTNAIKQK from the coding sequence GTGCAAGAACCATTAGTATCTATAGTCATACCAACGCTAAATTCTGGAAAAACCGTTAGAGGTACTTTAGAATCATTAAGTATCCTTGATTATGAGAATTTCGAGATTATTGTGGTTGATGGAAAGTCAACAGATAACACACTAGAGATTGTAAAGGAATATCAATCCAGGTATAATATAAGGATAGTAATAGAGGAAAAGAGAGGCAGGGGAGTCGCATACAATAGAGGAATCTTAGAAGGAAAAGGAAAGTATATAGCTTTTCTAGATAGTGATGCTAAATTAGGTAGCAAAGGATGGGTAAAAAATGCAGTAAAAATGATGGAAGAAAACGAAAAAATAGGCGTAGTTTTTACTAAAGTCTTTGCTCCTCCTGATTCTAAGTACATTCAAAAATCAATAGATACTTTTCTATGCAAGGGATATACTACTGCCAATGGCGCTATTTATAGAAGAGACGCAGTGATCAAAGTAGGTGGATTTAACGAAAAAATGAATTATATGCAAGAAGATGAGCTCTTATATAAGTTAACTAAAGCTGGCTATGAATTTAGAGTTAATTATGAAGATAAAATATATCATTATCACAGACAATCAGTAAGGTCTTATATAAAGCAGAACTCTGAGGCGGCTGTAGGTGCTAGGCTTTACTATTCATTTACTGGTCAAAGTTGGATAGTTAAGGATTCGCTAATTAGAATTTTCATTCTTATATTTTCTGTACTAATTGTCGCATTTCTTGCAGTTAATTTCCCTTTATTGTTAATTCCTATAATAATTCTCTTTTATACTGGGCTTTTTGTAAAAGTAAATATGGAAACATGTTCGCAATATAAATGGTCTAAATATACTCTATTTGCTCCTGTACTTATCTATCTTTCCATGATAGGTTATTCATTAGGTTTTTTAACCAATGCAATAAAACAAAAATAG
- a CDS encoding DUF1616 domain-containing protein, with amino-acid sequence MTQDIQSLMSQYKVIYSQYLHSLFISQLVLYIMLTIPIILFLIIYLNRGKLSTFYYRLWYRLNKNGFISSSKRNHDELFNGIVIGMILLVLIFSFGVYVLNTTAKEGFSEMLLLNVEGSIGNYPTHVLVGQNSSVYVLVENHEGKPELYEIKAILINNVTNSTVEENFAIIKNNGQWKVPVSFIVNNPGEYKLKIMLYYYSMGTNSFIYSNIFTQLLVNAT; translated from the coding sequence ATGACTCAGGATATTCAATCTTTAATGTCACAGTATAAGGTTATTTATTCACAGTATCTTCACTCACTCTTTATTAGTCAGTTAGTTCTTTATATAATGTTAACCATACCAATTATTCTATTTTTAATAATTTATTTAAATAGAGGAAAATTGTCGACGTTCTATTATAGATTATGGTATAGACTTAATAAAAACGGGTTTATTTCATCCTCCAAAAGGAATCATGATGAATTATTTAACGGAATCGTAATAGGAATGATACTCCTTGTTTTAATATTCTCCTTTGGTGTTTATGTTCTTAATACTACAGCTAAAGAAGGTTTTTCTGAAATGTTATTACTTAATGTAGAGGGATCTATAGGAAATTATCCTACACATGTATTGGTAGGTCAGAACTCTTCAGTTTATGTTTTAGTAGAGAACCACGAGGGAAAGCCAGAGCTTTATGAAATTAAGGCCATTCTTATAAATAATGTAACTAATTCTACTGTTGAAGAGAATTTTGCTATAATAAAAAATAATGGGCAATGGAAAGTTCCTGTAAGTTTTATTGTAAATAATCCTGGTGAATATAAACTAAAAATAATGCTCTATTATTACAGTATGGGAACAAACTCATTTATATATTCAAATATATTTACTCAACTTCTTGTGAACGCTACTTAA
- a CDS encoding glycosyltransferase family 4 protein → MQVTLLPGNAKPWDGIEVYSFELAKRLSNKGIYVIGLRISSKDDVFQYNKNFEVDYVKTSELQGGLGYHIRTLEMVIKKSRILIDSDIIHAIGGYYASIEFFPSSKKVATIIGASSLREKSILRKSLRRIYGSLIYRFASLYIVPNEIIKNEVKKYYRINPVVIPIGIDINGLKINEKKDDIKAKYGFNETDKIVLYLGQLVNGKRLFELIRSFKVASEKSDNIKLLFVAWGYLKDQLKELARQLKIENKIFFMNPVEYEMRKYVYNIADVFVMLGDSFGDGGISSAVMDALGTGLPIIVSKNSSNIVVVKDGYNGFTVDPQKYDEVASAILTSIENKEVFGKNSLEIAKKFDWDIIADEIIQKYKTLL, encoded by the coding sequence ATGCAAGTAACTCTATTACCAGGTAATGCTAAACCTTGGGATGGGATTGAAGTCTACTCATTCGAACTTGCCAAAAGGTTAAGCAATAAAGGAATTTATGTTATAGGTCTTCGAATAAGTTCCAAAGATGACGTTTTTCAATACAATAAGAACTTTGAAGTCGACTACGTTAAGACATCAGAACTACAAGGAGGATTGGGATACCATATTAGAACTTTAGAAATGGTAATCAAAAAATCAAGAATTCTTATAGATTCAGATATTATTCACGCTATAGGAGGATATTATGCATCAATAGAGTTCTTTCCTTCAAGCAAAAAAGTCGCTACAATAATAGGCGCAAGTAGCTTGAGGGAAAAGTCAATCTTAAGGAAGAGTCTTAGAAGAATTTATGGTTCGCTTATCTATAGGTTTGCTTCCTTATATATAGTTCCAAATGAAATAATAAAGAATGAAGTAAAAAAATATTATAGAATAAATCCAGTTGTTATTCCAATAGGGATAGATATTAATGGATTAAAAATAAATGAAAAAAAAGATGATATAAAGGCTAAATATGGTTTTAACGAGACAGATAAAATAGTTCTTTATTTAGGTCAATTAGTCAACGGTAAGAGACTTTTTGAATTAATAAGATCGTTCAAGGTAGCTTCAGAAAAATCAGATAACATAAAGCTATTATTTGTAGCATGGGGATATTTAAAAGATCAATTAAAAGAATTAGCTAGACAGTTAAAGATAGAAAATAAGATATTTTTCATGAACCCGGTTGAGTATGAAATGAGAAAATATGTTTACAATATAGCTGATGTATTTGTAATGCTCGGAGACTCATTTGGAGATGGAGGAATAAGTTCCGCAGTAATGGACGCGCTTGGAACTGGACTACCGATTATAGTATCTAAAAATAGCTCTAACATAGTAGTAGTTAAGGATGGATATAACGGTTTTACCGTGGATCCACAAAAATACGACGAGGTAGCATCAGCAATCTTAACTTCAATAGAAAATAAAGAAGTTTTTGGAAAGAATTCATTGGAGATAGCAAAAAAATTTGATTGGGATATAATTGCAGATGAAATAATACAAAAATACAAAACTTTACTTTAA